The following are encoded together in the Gordonia insulae genome:
- a CDS encoding AMP-binding protein, whose product MNAAVPIRAIPDDLRHHYRRMGWWTDESLGALLGRGLDEHAAMGFHVYSKVRPYAGTFADVGTVARRLAAGLHSRGVRPGDVIAFQLPNWMEAAATFWASSILGTAVVPIVHFYGPREVAFILGDARPSVFITAEKFGRMTYDPAVSADVPIVGVVGSTFDELLDDEPMRGVLDVDPGGAALIAYTSGTTSDPKGVVHTHQTLGFETRQQIANYQPDRGRQLNALPVGHFMGMLTAFLVPVLDGMPVDLCDEWDPELVISLMDTEGVGFGGGPTYFVTSVLDHPDFRRSHLRYLTYIGLGGSTIPGAITRHLTDLGITVTRAYGSTEHPSVTGTNISAPEVKRLTTDGTPRLGVEIRLGDDGEVLSRGPDLCLGYTDETLTAGAFDGDGWYHTGDIGSIDADGYLSIVDRKSDMIIRGGENVSAAAVEEVLLTLPAIADAVVVSAPDTRFGERVAAVMRLRSGHLMPTLEEVRQHFDTAGVARQKWPEEIHEVEDFPRTPSGKVQKHRVRELVARADRGSPVR is encoded by the coding sequence ATGAACGCCGCAGTGCCGATCCGAGCGATACCCGATGATCTCCGGCACCACTATCGTCGGATGGGGTGGTGGACCGACGAGTCTCTCGGCGCTCTGCTGGGGCGCGGATTGGACGAGCATGCGGCCATGGGATTTCACGTGTATTCCAAGGTCCGCCCGTACGCCGGGACGTTCGCCGACGTCGGGACCGTGGCCCGCCGTTTGGCGGCCGGCCTGCACTCACGTGGGGTGCGCCCCGGTGACGTGATCGCCTTCCAGTTGCCGAACTGGATGGAAGCGGCCGCAACATTCTGGGCGTCGTCGATTCTGGGCACTGCGGTGGTTCCCATCGTGCACTTCTACGGACCGAGAGAGGTGGCGTTCATCCTCGGGGATGCCCGGCCGAGCGTTTTCATCACCGCAGAGAAGTTCGGACGTATGACCTACGACCCGGCGGTGAGCGCCGATGTACCCATCGTCGGTGTGGTCGGCAGTACCTTCGACGAGTTGCTCGACGACGAGCCGATGCGTGGTGTGCTCGATGTGGACCCCGGTGGTGCGGCACTGATCGCGTACACGTCGGGGACGACGAGCGATCCGAAGGGCGTGGTGCACACACATCAGACCCTCGGATTCGAGACCCGCCAGCAGATCGCGAACTATCAGCCAGATCGTGGCAGGCAGCTCAACGCACTGCCGGTCGGTCACTTCATGGGAATGCTGACGGCGTTTCTGGTGCCCGTTCTGGACGGTATGCCGGTCGACCTGTGCGACGAATGGGACCCGGAACTGGTGATCAGCCTGATGGACACCGAAGGGGTCGGGTTCGGGGGTGGTCCGACGTATTTCGTCACGAGTGTGCTCGATCATCCGGACTTCCGCAGGTCTCACCTGAGATATCTCACCTACATCGGGCTCGGTGGGTCCACGATTCCTGGCGCGATCACCCGACATCTCACCGACCTGGGGATCACCGTGACCCGGGCGTACGGAAGTACCGAGCATCCGTCGGTCACCGGTACGAACATCTCTGCGCCGGAGGTCAAACGCCTGACCACCGATGGGACGCCCCGGCTCGGGGTGGAGATCCGATTGGGTGACGACGGCGAGGTGTTGAGTCGCGGCCCGGACCTCTGTCTCGGGTACACAGACGAGACCTTGACGGCCGGAGCCTTCGATGGCGACGGTTGGTATCACACCGGAGATATCGGGTCGATCGACGCCGATGGGTATCTCTCGATCGTGGATCGAAAGTCCGACATGATCATTCGCGGCGGGGAGAATGTGAGTGCCGCCGCTGTCGAAGAAGTGCTCCTGACGTTGCCGGCGATCGCGGACGCAGTGGTGGTGTCGGCCCCGGACACGCGATTCGGTGAGCGCGTGGCGGCGGTGATGCGGCTGCGCAGTGGTCATCTGATGCCCACCCTGGAAGAGGTCAGGCAGCATTTCGATACGGCCGGTGTCGCCCGACAGAAGTGGCCGGAGGAGATTCACGAGGTCGAGGACTTTCCGCGCACTCCGTCGGGCAAGGTGCAAAAGCATCGAGTTCGTGAGTTGGTTGCCCGAGCAGACCGAGGCTCCCCGGTTCGCTGA
- a CDS encoding acyl-CoA dehydrogenase family protein, translating to MRRGIYHDDHEAFRALVRDFVIKEVVGEYPKWEKAGQMPREVFARLGELGVLGMAIPEEYGGAGQEDFRYNVIVQEESARALVTLSTVRTQLDVILPYFLRYANAEQRSRWFPGMAAGELLTAIAMTEPGTGSDLAGMTSTAVRDGDHYVLNGAKTFITGGLLADLVIVVARTSTDPDNRRAGLSLLVVEDGMEGFERGRVLDKMGCKVQDTVELSFTDVRVPVTNLLGDEGAAFGYLGSNLPQERMTVAAGSVAQARAALTTTIEYVKERKAFGKPVAGFQNTKFELASISAEVEAAQAMLDLAVVDLVDGELSGADAARVKLFCTEMQARAVDRCLQLFGGYGYMMEYPIARLYTDARVARIYAGTSEVMRTIIAKSLGL from the coding sequence ATGCGACGAGGCATTTACCACGACGATCACGAGGCCTTCCGTGCCCTGGTCCGCGACTTCGTGATCAAGGAGGTGGTCGGCGAGTACCCGAAGTGGGAGAAGGCCGGACAGATGCCGCGCGAGGTGTTCGCGCGACTCGGTGAGCTCGGCGTCCTCGGCATGGCGATCCCGGAGGAGTACGGGGGAGCGGGACAAGAAGACTTCCGCTACAACGTGATCGTGCAGGAGGAGTCGGCGCGGGCACTGGTGACCCTGTCGACGGTCCGTACCCAGCTCGACGTCATCCTCCCGTACTTCCTGCGGTACGCCAACGCCGAGCAGCGAAGCCGATGGTTCCCGGGAATGGCTGCCGGTGAACTGCTGACCGCCATCGCGATGACGGAACCGGGGACCGGTTCCGATCTCGCCGGCATGACCAGCACCGCCGTGCGCGACGGCGATCACTACGTCCTCAACGGCGCGAAGACGTTCATCACAGGCGGATTGCTCGCGGATCTCGTCATCGTGGTCGCGCGCACCTCGACCGATCCCGACAATCGTCGCGCCGGCCTGAGCCTGCTGGTGGTCGAGGACGGTATGGAGGGTTTCGAGCGCGGTCGGGTACTCGACAAGATGGGTTGCAAGGTCCAGGACACGGTGGAACTCTCGTTCACCGACGTCCGGGTGCCGGTGACGAACCTGCTCGGTGACGAGGGTGCCGCATTCGGGTACTTGGGCAGCAATCTGCCGCAGGAGCGGATGACGGTGGCGGCGGGTTCGGTCGCACAGGCGCGTGCCGCGCTCACCACCACGATCGAGTACGTGAAGGAGCGCAAGGCATTCGGAAAACCGGTGGCCGGCTTCCAGAACACGAAGTTCGAACTCGCATCGATCTCCGCCGAGGTGGAGGCCGCACAGGCGATGCTCGACCTGGCCGTCGTCGATCTGGTGGACGGTGAGCTGTCCGGTGCCGACGCCGCGCGGGTGAAGCTGTTCTGCACCGAGATGCAGGCCCGCGCGGTCGATCGTTGTCTACAGCTCTTCGGTGGCTACGGCTACATGATGGAATACCCGATCGCCCGCCTGTACACCGATGCCCGGGTGGCCAGGATCTACGCGGGGACCAGTGAGGTCATGCGGACGATCATCGCCAAGTCGCTGGGACTCTAG
- a CDS encoding thiolase family protein: MREVVIAEAVRTAVGKRNGGLSDTHAADLSAVVLQELARRTGIDPSIVDDVVWGCVSQVGDQSSNIGRYAVLAAGWPESIPGTTINRACGSSQQAIDFAAQAVMSGQQDVVVAGGVEVMSRVPLGSARASGMPYGPKVFARYDDFSFNQGISAELIADKWGLSRTALDEYSARSHELAASAIDRGAFVDQIVPIETGAGSVATDEGVRRGTTPEKLAGLRTVFREDGVIHAGNSSQISDGAAALLITTSERAQQLGLSPIARYTAGAVTGSDPILMLTGPIPATEKVLAKADVSLHDVGVFEVNEAFAPVPLAWLAETGASADRLNPLGGAIALGHPLGGSGAILMTRMIHHMRDKGIRYGLQTMCEGGGTANATLVELAD; encoded by the coding sequence ATGCGTGAAGTCGTCATCGCCGAGGCGGTTCGCACCGCGGTCGGGAAACGCAATGGCGGACTGTCCGACACGCACGCCGCGGACCTCTCCGCGGTTGTCCTGCAGGAACTCGCCCGACGGACCGGGATCGATCCGTCGATCGTCGACGACGTCGTGTGGGGATGCGTGTCCCAGGTCGGTGACCAGTCCAGCAACATCGGACGCTACGCGGTCCTGGCGGCCGGCTGGCCGGAGTCCATCCCCGGAACGACGATCAACCGCGCATGTGGCTCCAGTCAGCAGGCCATCGACTTCGCCGCCCAGGCGGTGATGTCCGGGCAACAGGACGTCGTGGTCGCGGGCGGTGTGGAGGTGATGAGCCGGGTGCCATTGGGCTCGGCACGCGCAAGCGGCATGCCCTACGGGCCGAAAGTCTTTGCCCGATATGATGATTTCTCGTTCAACCAGGGAATCTCGGCGGAGCTGATCGCGGACAAGTGGGGCTTGTCGCGCACGGCGCTCGACGAATACTCGGCCCGGTCACACGAATTGGCGGCGTCTGCGATCGACCGGGGTGCGTTCGTCGATCAGATCGTGCCGATAGAGACGGGTGCGGGGTCAGTCGCGACCGACGAGGGTGTCCGACGCGGTACGACACCGGAGAAGCTCGCCGGTCTGCGCACGGTCTTCCGGGAGGACGGGGTCATCCATGCGGGCAACTCGTCGCAGATCTCCGACGGTGCCGCAGCGCTGTTGATCACCACGTCCGAACGCGCACAGCAGCTGGGGCTGTCGCCGATCGCGCGGTACACCGCCGGGGCGGTGACAGGTTCGGACCCGATCCTCATGTTGACCGGACCCATCCCGGCGACCGAGAAGGTGCTCGCGAAAGCAGATGTGTCGCTGCATGACGTGGGGGTCTTCGAGGTCAACGAGGCCTTCGCGCCGGTGCCGCTCGCGTGGCTCGCCGAGACGGGCGCCTCGGCCGATCGACTGAACCCGCTCGGCGGCGCGATCGCGCTCGGCCATCCGCTGGGCGGTTCAGGCGCGATCCTGATGACCCGGATGATCCATCACATGCGCGACAAGGGCATCCGGTACGGGTTGCAGACCATGTGTGAGGGTGGCGGCACCGCCAACGCGACTCTCGTCGAGCTGGCGGACTGA
- a CDS encoding enoyl-CoA hydratase/isomerase family protein: protein MTGRIDAAGILIEDAAGVRTVTLNRPHRKNALDWPAWCTLRDVLEGTARDGDARALVLTGAGGPFCSGADISTPDSRHPADKMRILADVAMALHDLQIPTIAKVSGVAVGAGWNLALGCDLVAATPDARFSQIFARRGLSMDLGGSWLLPRIVGLQQAKRLALLAEMIDAAEARDLGLVTWVVDADEIDAFVARQARRLADGPPVALAQIKTLLNEGADRSLRDALAGESRAQVVNFGTTDAAAAYAAFADRTEPVFTGRWAIPAPGTMPRTEIGENGNA, encoded by the coding sequence ATGACCGGACGGATAGACGCCGCAGGGATTCTCATCGAGGATGCTGCCGGAGTCCGCACGGTGACCCTGAACCGGCCGCACCGCAAGAACGCACTCGACTGGCCGGCATGGTGCACGCTGCGTGATGTCCTGGAGGGCACCGCCCGCGACGGTGATGCCCGGGCACTCGTACTCACCGGTGCCGGTGGGCCGTTCTGTTCGGGCGCGGACATCTCGACGCCGGATTCGCGTCATCCGGCGGACAAGATGCGCATCCTCGCCGACGTGGCGATGGCACTGCACGATCTACAGATCCCCACGATCGCCAAGGTCTCGGGAGTTGCGGTCGGCGCAGGATGGAACCTCGCATTGGGGTGCGATCTGGTGGCGGCCACACCGGATGCGCGCTTCTCCCAGATCTTCGCGCGACGCGGACTGTCGATGGATCTCGGGGGATCGTGGCTGCTGCCGCGGATCGTGGGCCTGCAGCAGGCGAAACGCCTTGCGTTGCTGGCGGAGATGATCGACGCCGCAGAGGCGCGCGACCTCGGGTTGGTCACCTGGGTGGTGGACGCCGACGAGATCGACGCGTTCGTCGCCCGGCAGGCCCGCCGACTGGCCGACGGACCACCCGTGGCGCTCGCCCAGATCAAGACCTTGCTCAACGAAGGTGCGGATCGGTCCTTGAGGGACGCACTGGCCGGGGAATCGCGCGCCCAGGTGGTCAATTTCGGGACGACGGATGCCGCGGCCGCATATGCGGCATTCGCCGACAGGACGGAGCCGGTGTTCACCGGCCGCTGGGCGATACCGGCACCGGGAACCATGCCGCGAACAGAGATCGGAGAGAATGGAAATGCGTGA
- a CDS encoding CaiB/BaiF CoA transferase family protein, giving the protein MPASVEEPDDGTSAAGPLAGLTVVALEQAVSAPMCTRTLADLGARVIKVENPKGGDFARHYDDVVNGMAAHFVWVNRGKESITIDLKSAAGIAVLHQLLDRADVLVSNLAPGSTAKMGIAPEDLADRHPDLIVVEIDGYGPGGPLSHKRAYDLLAQAESGACAITGSPGAPAKPGPPMADVCSGLYSAISILSLLVGHRRAGDHERRGGAIAISLFDTMAELMGYALNYTRHTGIDQQPRGMGSPAVAPYGAYPTADGQTVVLGTTNDREWQRLSSDILQREDLAADPRFATNSARVEYRDVLDEAISTWCSEHDLLDIQKAADAAGIGNARFNQPSDVIAHPHLTERDRWRNVDTPNGPIPAVLPPPVIAGFEPVMGAIPGLGEHTDSVLAGVGLDTDDIAELRALGAVGPVFVR; this is encoded by the coding sequence ATGCCGGCATCTGTCGAGGAGCCGGATGACGGCACGTCGGCGGCCGGGCCGTTGGCCGGTCTGACCGTGGTCGCGCTCGAGCAGGCGGTGTCTGCACCCATGTGCACGCGGACACTTGCCGATCTCGGCGCGCGGGTGATCAAGGTGGAGAATCCGAAGGGCGGTGACTTCGCGCGCCACTACGACGACGTCGTCAACGGCATGGCAGCCCACTTCGTGTGGGTCAACCGTGGCAAGGAGTCCATCACCATCGACCTGAAGTCGGCCGCCGGGATCGCAGTGCTTCACCAACTGCTCGACCGGGCCGACGTCCTGGTGTCGAATCTGGCACCCGGATCGACGGCGAAGATGGGCATAGCGCCGGAGGACCTGGCCGACCGTCACCCCGACCTGATCGTGGTGGAGATCGACGGCTACGGTCCCGGCGGCCCGCTGTCGCACAAGCGCGCCTACGATCTTCTCGCCCAGGCCGAGTCGGGGGCGTGCGCCATCACCGGGTCTCCCGGGGCCCCGGCCAAGCCGGGACCGCCGATGGCCGACGTCTGCTCGGGCCTGTACTCGGCGATCTCGATCCTGTCGCTGCTCGTGGGACATCGCCGTGCGGGGGACCACGAGCGACGCGGTGGTGCGATCGCCATCAGCCTCTTCGACACCATGGCGGAATTGATGGGGTACGCCCTCAACTACACCCGCCACACCGGCATCGACCAGCAACCGCGGGGGATGGGATCGCCGGCGGTCGCCCCGTACGGGGCCTATCCCACCGCCGACGGTCAGACCGTGGTGCTCGGCACCACCAATGACCGTGAATGGCAGCGACTCTCGTCCGACATCCTGCAACGCGAGGATCTGGCCGCCGACCCGCGGTTCGCCACGAATTCCGCGCGGGTGGAGTATCGGGACGTCCTCGACGAGGCGATCTCGACGTGGTGTTCGGAGCACGATCTGCTCGACATCCAGAAGGCGGCGGACGCCGCGGGAATCGGCAACGCGCGCTTCAATCAGCCGAGCGACGTGATCGCACATCCGCACCTCACCGAACGCGACCGATGGCGCAACGTCGACACCCCGAACGGCCCGATCCCGGCGGTACTGCCGCCGCCGGTCATCGCCGGGTTCGAACCCGTGATGGGCGCGATCCCGGGATTGGGCGAACACACCGACAGCGTGCTGGCCGGCGTGGGCCTGGACACCGACGACATCGCCGAGCTACGCGCCCTGGGCGCGGTCGGTCCGGTATTCGTGCGATGA
- a CDS encoding SDR family NAD(P)-dependent oxidoreductase, translated as MTDNNPLFDLTGRCAVVTGAAGGIGSAVAQALATAGAVVLVTDVDAGAAAKVAEQISVAGGKADSLGYDVSDREAADAVMSRAAALGDGAVHIIVNNAGVTAPAMFGDTSQESIRRMLDIHLMGAFNTSQAALPFLATDGTGRIINVTSSAGITGTLGQVNYSAAKAGIIGLTKSLARELARKQILVNALAPLAATPMTETIRTDERFAPTMLNRIPLRRWAEPSEVAGAFVFLASDAASFVTGQVLPVDGGMVM; from the coding sequence ATGACCGACAACAACCCGCTGTTCGACCTGACCGGCCGCTGCGCAGTGGTCACCGGCGCCGCAGGCGGTATCGGGTCGGCGGTCGCACAGGCGCTTGCCACCGCGGGCGCCGTGGTGCTGGTGACGGATGTGGACGCCGGAGCCGCCGCGAAGGTGGCCGAACAGATCTCGGTCGCCGGAGGTAAGGCCGACAGCCTGGGATACGACGTCAGTGACCGTGAAGCGGCGGATGCGGTGATGAGTCGTGCGGCCGCCCTGGGCGACGGAGCGGTCCACATCATCGTCAACAATGCGGGGGTCACCGCGCCGGCGATGTTCGGCGACACGTCACAGGAGAGCATCCGTCGCATGCTCGACATCCATCTGATGGGCGCGTTCAACACCTCGCAGGCCGCACTGCCGTTCCTGGCGACAGACGGGACCGGGCGCATCATCAACGTGACATCGTCGGCCGGCATCACCGGCACGCTGGGGCAGGTGAACTATTCGGCGGCGAAGGCCGGGATCATCGGTCTCACCAAATCGCTTGCCCGCGAGCTCGCGCGTAAACAGATCCTGGTCAACGCGCTGGCTCCGCTCGCGGCGACTCCGATGACCGAGACGATCCGCACCGACGAGCGTTTCGCCCCGACGATGCTGAACCGGATTCCGTTGCGACGCTGGGCCGAACCATCCGAGGTCGCCGGTGCGTTCGTCTTCCTCGCGTCGGACGCGGCCTCGTTCGTCACGGGACAGGTGCTACCCGTCGACGGTGGCATGGTGATGTGA
- a CDS encoding acyl-CoA dehydrogenase family protein produces MSEGMSFELSEDQELIRKSVAELAGRFDDQYWMEKDLAHEFPTEFYQAIADGGWLGMTIPEEYGGHGLGITEATILLEQVARSGGAMNAATAIHLSIFGMQPVVVHGSDELKQRTLPRVVNGDLHVCFGVTEPGAGLDTSRITTSARRKGDGYVVNGRKVWISKAMESEKILLLTRTTPYDEVEKKTDGMTLFLTDLDRAHVDIRPIKKMGRNAVTSNELFIDDLYVPESDRVGEEGKGFKYLLDGLNPERMLIAAEALGIGRVALDRAVTYAKQREVFDRPIGMNQGIQFPLADSLAQLDAAELVLRKAAWLYDNGKPCGREANTAKYLCAEAGFTAADRALQTHGGMGYSEEYNVARYFREARVMRIAPISQEMILNFLGSHVLGLPRSY; encoded by the coding sequence ATGTCCGAAGGGATGAGTTTCGAGCTGTCGGAGGATCAGGAACTGATCCGGAAGTCCGTTGCCGAACTGGCAGGACGATTCGACGACCAGTATTGGATGGAAAAGGATCTCGCCCACGAGTTCCCGACCGAGTTCTACCAGGCCATCGCCGACGGTGGCTGGCTCGGCATGACCATCCCCGAAGAATACGGTGGGCACGGACTCGGGATCACCGAGGCGACCATCCTGCTCGAGCAGGTCGCCCGGTCGGGCGGCGCCATGAATGCCGCCACCGCCATCCACCTGTCCATCTTCGGGATGCAACCGGTCGTGGTACACGGTTCGGACGAACTCAAGCAGCGCACACTCCCGCGCGTGGTGAACGGCGATCTACACGTGTGTTTCGGTGTCACCGAACCCGGTGCCGGACTCGATACCTCGCGGATCACCACCTCGGCACGACGCAAGGGCGACGGGTATGTGGTCAACGGACGTAAGGTGTGGATCTCCAAGGCGATGGAGTCGGAGAAGATCCTCCTGCTGACCCGGACGACGCCGTACGACGAGGTCGAGAAGAAGACCGACGGAATGACGCTGTTCCTGACCGATCTCGACCGGGCGCACGTCGACATCAGGCCGATCAAGAAGATGGGCCGCAACGCCGTCACATCGAACGAGTTGTTCATCGATGACCTGTACGTGCCCGAATCCGACCGCGTAGGCGAGGAAGGCAAGGGCTTCAAGTACCTCCTCGACGGACTCAACCCCGAGCGCATGCTGATCGCGGCCGAGGCACTCGGGATCGGCCGCGTCGCACTCGACCGGGCGGTCACCTACGCCAAGCAACGTGAGGTGTTCGACCGTCCGATCGGGATGAATCAGGGCATCCAGTTCCCACTGGCCGACTCGCTGGCCCAACTCGACGCCGCGGAACTGGTGCTGCGCAAGGCCGCCTGGCTCTACGACAACGGGAAGCCGTGCGGGCGGGAAGCCAACACCGCCAAGTACCTCTGTGCCGAAGCAGGTTTCACCGCCGCTGACCGTGCACTGCAGACGCACGGCGGCATGGGGTATTCGGAGGAGTACAACGTGGCGCGGTACTTCCGGGAGGCCCGGGTCATGCGGATCGCGCCGATCAGCCAGGAAATGATCCTGAACTTTCTGGGATCGCACGTATTGGGATTGCCGAGGAGCTACTGA
- a CDS encoding ABC transporter ATP-binding protein gives MIPPLLELRDIRAGYGGITALHGVDLTVRAGQVVALLGPNGAGKTTTQKIAAGVHQVDSGEVLYGGRDVTGISSRDAARAGVCLIPEGRGVFPNLTVRENLWMMTFTGRSREEIEEMAFARFPILEQRASQTAGTMSGGEQQMLALSRGLTTDPAVLLLDELSMGLAPLVVERLYEQVAQIAREGVAVLVVEQFASAVLDMADHAAVLVRGRIEYDGPPGRELRNELANLYLGSAS, from the coding sequence ATGATCCCGCCGCTCCTGGAGTTACGCGACATCCGCGCCGGCTACGGCGGGATCACCGCCCTGCACGGCGTCGACCTCACCGTGCGCGCGGGCCAGGTGGTCGCACTGCTCGGTCCCAACGGGGCCGGCAAGACCACGACGCAGAAGATTGCCGCCGGCGTGCATCAGGTCGATTCGGGCGAGGTTCTCTACGGGGGTCGTGACGTCACCGGGATCTCCTCGCGTGATGCGGCACGGGCGGGAGTCTGCCTGATCCCCGAAGGCCGGGGGGTGTTCCCGAATCTCACTGTGCGCGAGAATCTCTGGATGATGACCTTCACCGGACGGTCGCGTGAGGAGATCGAGGAGATGGCCTTCGCGCGTTTCCCGATCCTGGAACAACGCGCATCACAGACCGCGGGAACCATGTCGGGGGGCGAACAACAGATGCTCGCGCTGTCGCGCGGTCTCACGACGGACCCGGCCGTCCTGCTGCTCGACGAACTGTCGATGGGCCTCGCCCCGCTCGTGGTGGAGAGACTGTACGAGCAGGTCGCCCAGATCGCCCGGGAAGGCGTCGCGGTCCTCGTCGTCGAGCAGTTCGCCTCGGCGGTCCTCGACATGGCCGATCACGCGGCCGTCCTCGTCCGCGGACGAATCGAATACGACGGCCCACCCGGCCGAGAACTACGCAATGAACTCGCCAACCTCTACCTAGGGAGTGCCTCATGA
- a CDS encoding ABC transporter ATP-binding protein, which translates to MHSLLEVSNVSVSFGAHRALDSVNLVAERGHITGLIGPNGAGKSTLFDVICGLRRPGSGRVTLDGEDITRLGPAQRAQRGMARTFQGLELFGRLSVRDNLLVAAELRRTGGSAATLVDEVIDRAGLGSYADRLADSLPTGVGRLVEVARALATEPDLILLDEPAAGQDAEETERFARILRTVVETDDVAVLLVEHDMELVMGVCDEVHVLDLGSLITSGPPEVVRKNAAVLDAYLGTAS; encoded by the coding sequence GTGCACTCACTGCTCGAAGTTAGCAATGTGTCGGTCAGTTTCGGTGCGCACCGCGCATTGGACTCGGTGAACCTGGTTGCCGAGCGTGGCCACATCACCGGACTGATCGGGCCCAATGGCGCGGGCAAGAGCACATTGTTCGACGTCATCTGCGGGCTTCGACGACCCGGCTCCGGCCGGGTCACCCTCGACGGCGAGGACATCACCCGGCTCGGTCCGGCGCAGCGGGCGCAGCGCGGTATGGCGCGGACTTTTCAAGGTCTGGAGTTGTTCGGCCGGTTGAGTGTTCGCGACAATCTGCTGGTCGCCGCGGAACTACGGCGCACAGGTGGATCCGCGGCGACGCTGGTGGACGAGGTGATCGACCGCGCCGGGCTCGGGTCGTACGCGGACCGATTGGCGGATTCGCTGCCGACCGGGGTGGGGCGGCTCGTGGAGGTCGCTCGCGCCCTCGCCACCGAGCCCGATCTGATCCTGCTCGACGAACCCGCTGCCGGTCAGGATGCCGAGGAGACCGAGCGGTTCGCGCGGATTCTGCGGACGGTCGTCGAGACGGATGACGTGGCGGTCCTGTTGGTGGAGCACGACATGGAACTCGTGATGGGCGTCTGCGACGAGGTCCATGTGCTCGATCTCGGTTCGCTCATCACATCGGGTCCGCCGGAGGTCGTCCGAAAGAACGCCGCGGTGCTCGACGCCTACCTGGGAACAGCTTCATGA